A genomic segment from Triticum dicoccoides isolate Atlit2015 ecotype Zavitan chromosome 1A, WEW_v2.0, whole genome shotgun sequence encodes:
- the LOC119274603 gene encoding NEP1-interacting protein-like 1 produces the protein MDTSASPSPSSSAPEPRQWAGGRPGLGSAALELACKVLCVVATCAFAAVGSLVGAVSGSVIGLATESGVVRGAGIGAISGAVFSIEVAESSRDLWHTSDSSVWSVLFMVDIILSLLSGRLVREKVGPAVQSAVQSQISAISSPFTEPSDLFETGGARGLPAHALRRLPAIKVSADTAVDEAGEALCCSVCLQDLEVGESARRLPGCRHVFHAPCIDRWLVRHASCPLCRRDI, from the exons ATGGACACGTCGGCGTCCCCTAGTCCCAGCTCGTCCGCGCCGGAGCCTCGGCAATGGGCCGGCGGTCGCCCCGGGCTGGGGTCCGCGGCGCTTGAGCTGGCCTGCAAGGTGCTCTGCGTCGTGGCGACGTGCGCCTTCGCCGCGGTGGGCTCGCTGGTTGGGGCGGTGTCGGGGTCGGTGATCGGGCTGGCGACGGAGAGCGGGGTGGTGCGGGGCGCTGGCATCGGCGCCATCTCCGGCGCCGTCTTCTCCATCGAGGTCGCCGAGTCGTCGCGGGACCTCTGGCACACCAGCGACTCCTCCGTCTGGAGCGTCCTCTTCATG GTGGACATCATCCTCAGCCTGCTGAGCGGGAGGCTGGTTCGCGAGAAGGTGGGGCCGGCGGTGCAGAGCGCCGTGCAGAGTCAG ATAAGCGCCATAAGCTCGCCGTTCACGGAGCCCAGCGACCTGTTCGAGACCGGCGGTGCGAGGGGGCTGCCGGCGCACGCGCTCCGGCGGCTGCCGGCGATCAAGGTCAGCGCGGACACCGCGGTGGACGAGGCCGGGGAGGCGCTCTGCTGCTCGGTGTGCCTGCAGGACCTTGAGGTGGGCGAGTCGGCGAGGCGGCTGCCCGGCTGCCGGCACGTCTTCCACGCGCCCTGCATCGACCGCTGGCTCGTCAGGCACGCCTCCTGCCCGCTCTGCCGACGAGACATCTGA